One window of the Nicotiana tabacum cultivar K326 chromosome 4, ASM71507v2, whole genome shotgun sequence genome contains the following:
- the LOC107787087 gene encoding protein EXORDIUM-like 3 — MPHHYFHRRPVTPVPAIFCFLGVFLFFFLGPLPVNGWRPWPNQKPNATELIYGGSKKYEGSSEFVHLKYHMGPVLTANITVYPIWYGRWGKSQKRIIRDFISSFSAYDSKPPSVAGWWKTVQLYTDQTGANISRNVHLGDEKNDRFYSHGKSLTRLTVQSVIKSAVTARTRPLPLNPKSGVYLLLTSDDVYVQDFCQNVCGFHYFTFPSIVGYTLPYAWVGNSAKLCPGTCAYPFSVPNYMPGFKAVKSPNNDVGVDGMISVIAHEIAELSTNPLVNAWYAGQDPTFPVEIADLCEGIYGTGGGGSYTGQMMNDKEGATYNMNGLRRRFLVQWVWNHILNYCTGPNALDQ, encoded by the coding sequence ATGCCCCACCATTACTTTCACCGCCGGCCGGTTACTCCGGTGCCGGCGATATTTTGTTTTCTCGGagtctttttattctttttcttggGCCCTTTGCCTGTTAATGGGTGGCGTCCATGGCCCAACCAAAAGCCCAATGCCACCGAGTTAATCTACGGCGGGTCTAAAAAATATGAGGGCTCGTCGGAGTTTGTCCATTTGAAATATCATATGGGCCCTGTTCTCACTGCAAATATCACCGTTTATCCCATTTGGTACGGACGGTGGGGAAAGTCCCAGAAGCGTATTATCCGCGATTTCATCAGCTCATTCTCGGCCTACGATTCTAAGCCGCCTTCAGTTGCCGGCTGGTGGAAAACGGTCCAGCTTTACACTGATCAGACCGGAGCCAATATCTCCCGTAATGTCCACCTCGGCGACGAGAAAAACGATCGGTTTTACTCACATGGTAAATCCTTAACCCGGTTAACCGTACAGTCAGTGATAAAATCCGCCGTTACAGCTCGTACCCGACCGTTACCGTTAAACCCGAAAAGTGGCGTCTACTTATTGCTCACTTCTGATGACGTGTACGTTCAGGACTTTTGCCAAAACGTTTGCGGATTCCATTACTTCACTTTCCCGTCCATCGTCGGGTACACTTTGCCGTACGCTTGGGTGGGTAACTCCGCCAAGCTTTGTCCGGGTACTTGTGCATACCCGTTTTCCGTACCGAATTATATGCCGGGTTTTAAAGCCGTGAAGTCACCTAACAACGACGTTGGAGTTGACGGAATGATAAGCGTAATAGCTCACGAGATTGCTGAGCTGTCAACGAACCCGTTAGTAAACGCGTGGTATGCGGGTCAGGACCCAACTTTTCCAGTGGAGATAGCGGATCTTTGTGAAGGGATTTACGGTACCGGCGGCGGCGGGTCGTACACCGGACAAATGATGAACGATAAAGAGGGTGCCACGTATAATATGAATGGGTTAAGAAGAAGGTTTTTGGTTCAATGGGTGTGGAACCATATTCTGAATTATTGCACTGGCCCTAATGCACTTGATCAGTAA